A portion of the Granulosicoccus antarcticus IMCC3135 genome contains these proteins:
- a CDS encoding substrate-binding domain-containing protein: MKYSLLKTTALSSALICTALSGSVQADSMSEAMEFVNKYAVKVDTWDGPTSGPAALPDKTIVVLAGDLKNGGILGATTGMEEAAEHIGWTVRVLDGAGTISGRTSAMGQALALKPDGIILNGFDSKEQAQGMQAAAEAGIPLVSWHAGAAIGPMDDVGIFANVTTDPMQVSEAAAKWAFADADGKPGVIIFTDSTYQIAIDKADKMKAVIEELGGTVLEYVDTPIAETSQRMPQLTTSLLQRYGAKWTHSLAINDLYFDFMGPSLAAAGLKGDGAPVNVSAGDGSESSYQRIRSKQYQQVTVAEPLTLQGWQLVDEMNRALAGEPWSGYVSPLHVVTTENIEFDGGPENRFDPDNGYKAAYLKIWTGE; the protein is encoded by the coding sequence ATGAAGTATTCCCTACTGAAAACCACCGCCCTGAGTAGCGCACTGATATGCACCGCTCTGTCTGGCTCCGTACAGGCCGACTCGATGAGTGAGGCCATGGAATTCGTCAACAAGTACGCGGTCAAGGTCGATACCTGGGATGGCCCAACCAGCGGCCCCGCAGCACTGCCGGACAAGACCATCGTGGTTCTGGCAGGTGATTTGAAAAATGGTGGCATTCTGGGAGCAACCACAGGCATGGAGGAGGCGGCCGAGCATATTGGCTGGACCGTTCGTGTACTGGATGGCGCAGGTACCATATCCGGTCGCACCTCGGCCATGGGACAAGCTCTGGCACTGAAGCCTGACGGCATCATCCTCAATGGCTTTGACTCCAAGGAACAAGCGCAAGGCATGCAGGCCGCAGCCGAAGCGGGCATCCCCCTGGTTTCATGGCACGCAGGTGCCGCTATCGGCCCCATGGATGATGTCGGCATCTTCGCCAACGTCACCACTGATCCTATGCAAGTATCTGAAGCTGCGGCCAAATGGGCCTTCGCCGACGCAGATGGCAAACCGGGCGTCATCATTTTCACCGATTCCACCTATCAGATTGCTATCGACAAGGCCGACAAGATGAAGGCTGTGATCGAAGAGCTGGGCGGTACCGTTCTGGAATATGTCGATACGCCCATTGCAGAGACTTCACAGCGCATGCCTCAGCTGACCACCTCCTTGTTGCAACGATATGGCGCAAAGTGGACACACTCACTGGCCATCAACGATCTGTATTTCGATTTCATGGGCCCTTCTCTAGCGGCGGCAGGCCTCAAGGGTGACGGCGCACCGGTCAATGTTTCTGCCGGAGACGGATCTGAGTCCTCCTATCAGCGCATTCGCAGCAAACAGTACCAGCAGGTCACGGTCGCTGAACCCTTGACCCTGCAGGGCTGGCAGCTGGTCGACGAGATGAACCGGGCACTGGCCGGCGAGCCTTGGTCGGGCTATGTATCACCGCTGCATGTGGTCACCACCGAGAACATCGAGTTTGATGGCGGACCAGAAAATCGCTTTGATCCGGACAATGGTTACAAAGCCGCCTATCTGAAAATCTGGACAGGCGAATAA
- a CDS encoding ABC transporter permease, whose amino-acid sequence MNSIKASALEPTRDELKGMSLFARLARLAPVYGLVILTVLLILLFTVLLPDTFPTLLNLRSIVSDKAIIAILSLAATIPMVTGKIDLTVGYGIVLWHILAISLQTLGLPWPVACVIVLALGAFSGLLNGLLVEVARIDSFIATLGTGTVLYALALWHTGGRQMVAMLPDGFYALNSTFFMGLPITGYYVLVIAIVLWLVLEYLPIGRYMYAIGANPTAASLNGIPVPRYVMGAFIASGTLTALAGILLASKLRIGQASVGLEYLLPALVGAFLGSTTIKPGRVNVWGTLIGVIILAVGISGIQQFGGSFWVEPMFNGVTLLVAIGIAGYAQRKRGGIVKTPRNTSPTEADDVTQNPTTN is encoded by the coding sequence ATGAACTCCATAAAGGCAAGCGCACTAGAACCCACTCGCGATGAATTGAAGGGTATGTCGTTGTTCGCTCGACTGGCACGCCTGGCTCCGGTGTACGGATTGGTGATATTGACCGTATTGCTGATTCTGCTGTTTACCGTGCTGCTGCCAGACACCTTTCCGACACTACTGAACCTGCGTTCCATCGTATCGGACAAAGCCATCATCGCCATTCTGTCCCTGGCCGCCACCATCCCCATGGTGACGGGCAAGATCGATCTGACCGTCGGTTACGGCATCGTGTTGTGGCATATTCTTGCCATCAGCCTGCAAACACTGGGACTGCCATGGCCGGTAGCCTGTGTGATCGTGCTGGCTCTGGGTGCATTCTCTGGATTGCTCAACGGGCTGCTGGTAGAAGTTGCGCGTATTGACAGCTTTATTGCAACTCTGGGCACGGGCACGGTTCTGTACGCACTGGCTTTGTGGCACACCGGCGGACGTCAGATGGTGGCAATGCTACCCGATGGTTTCTATGCACTGAATTCAACGTTTTTCATGGGTCTGCCAATCACCGGCTATTACGTGCTGGTTATTGCCATCGTGCTCTGGCTGGTACTCGAATACCTGCCTATTGGTCGTTATATGTACGCCATCGGCGCCAACCCCACCGCCGCCTCATTGAATGGTATTCCAGTGCCTCGCTACGTCATGGGTGCTTTCATCGCCTCCGGCACTCTGACGGCTCTGGCAGGCATTCTACTGGCCAGCAAACTTCGCATCGGGCAAGCCAGCGTCGGTCTTGAGTATTTGCTACCGGCTTTGGTAGGCGCCTTTCTCGGTTCCACGACCATCAAACCAGGACGTGTCAACGTCTGGGGCACCTTGATCGGCGTCATCATTCTAGCTGTCGGTATATCCGGCATCCAGCAGTTTGGTGGGTCTTTCTGGGTCGAGCCCATGTTCAATGGCGTCACCTTGCTGGTTGCCATTGGCATCGCAGGCTATGCACAACGCAAGCGCGGCGGCATTGTCAAAACACCTCGTAATACAAGCCCGACAGAGGCTGACGACGTGACACAAAACCCCACCACCAACTAA
- a CDS encoding sugar ABC transporter ATP-binding protein: protein MDVNPQAPVLPNGLFFHKITKSFGGTQALNEVTMNVDRGEIVALLGENGAGKSTLIKILGGIHTPDSGTVAIDRIPYRHTPGSTQVRQAVAFIHQDLGLIEWMSIAENMAMAQGYQRRAGLIDWKACEQKTREALMRVGCNFAPSMRVSRLTRAEKSLVAIARALAVDCDFLVLDEPTASLPAADVETLFEVLRRLRDDGVGMIYVSHRLDEVFQLSDRVVVLRDGETVGVRAVAHTSPEELVDLIVGSKPKTFDKLAPTDRTPLLSIRNLCTENTGPISLDVNNGEVLGLVGLRGAGQEDIGRCLFGTVEFEGEIILDNQTFKPTSPQEAMRQGIGLIPRDRVVESVATAMSIRENLYLNPGALGRGLFSFMSRRREHKHALEAGVDVGLRPNDPELPIDALSGGNQQKVIVGRWLTTNNRVLIAEDPTAGVDVGAKAEIYTLLNEMVVSGVPVIVISTDFEEVATICNRAIVFNRGLCIKELQGIQLTTEALVQFASASNYQAQA, encoded by the coding sequence ATGGATGTAAATCCTCAGGCCCCGGTTTTGCCAAACGGGCTGTTTTTCCACAAGATCACCAAGAGCTTTGGCGGTACGCAAGCTCTGAACGAGGTCACGATGAACGTGGACCGCGGTGAGATAGTCGCTTTGCTGGGGGAAAACGGTGCGGGCAAGTCCACGCTCATCAAAATTCTCGGCGGTATCCACACACCAGATAGTGGTACCGTGGCCATCGACAGAATCCCCTACCGGCACACCCCTGGCAGTACTCAGGTGCGCCAGGCCGTCGCCTTCATCCATCAGGATCTTGGTTTGATCGAATGGATGAGCATTGCCGAGAACATGGCAATGGCACAAGGCTATCAACGCAGGGCTGGTCTGATCGACTGGAAAGCCTGTGAGCAAAAAACCAGAGAAGCGCTCATGCGAGTCGGCTGTAATTTCGCCCCCAGCATGCGCGTCAGCCGGCTGACAAGAGCCGAAAAATCACTGGTTGCCATCGCACGTGCACTGGCGGTGGACTGCGACTTTCTGGTGCTCGATGAACCGACGGCCAGCCTGCCGGCTGCCGATGTCGAGACCCTTTTTGAGGTATTGCGACGACTTCGTGATGACGGCGTCGGCATGATTTACGTCTCACATCGCCTGGATGAAGTGTTTCAGCTGTCTGACCGGGTCGTTGTATTGCGTGATGGAGAAACCGTCGGTGTACGGGCGGTTGCTCATACTTCCCCGGAAGAACTGGTTGACCTGATCGTTGGCAGCAAACCTAAAACCTTTGACAAACTCGCACCGACTGATCGAACCCCTCTGCTCTCAATCCGCAATCTGTGTACCGAGAATACCGGGCCCATCTCACTGGATGTCAACAACGGCGAGGTTCTGGGGCTTGTTGGTTTGCGTGGTGCCGGTCAGGAAGATATCGGTCGCTGCCTGTTCGGCACCGTCGAGTTTGAGGGTGAAATCATACTCGACAACCAGACTTTCAAACCCACCTCCCCGCAAGAGGCCATGCGACAAGGCATCGGTCTGATCCCGCGGGACCGTGTGGTTGAATCGGTTGCAACAGCCATGAGTATTCGCGAGAACCTGTACCTGAATCCTGGTGCTCTGGGTCGCGGTCTGTTTTCGTTCATGTCCCGCCGCCGTGAACACAAACATGCTCTGGAAGCCGGGGTCGATGTCGGTTTACGACCTAACGATCCGGAATTGCCGATCGATGCACTTTCGGGCGGCAATCAACAGAAAGTCATTGTCGGACGCTGGTTAACAACGAACAACCGCGTTCTCATTGCGGAGGACCCGACGGCAGGCGTCGATGTGGGTGCCAAGGCCGAGATCTACACCTTGTTGAACGAAATGGTGGTCAGTGGAGTACCCGTTATCGTCATCTCAACCGACTTCGAAGAGGTGGCCACCATCTGCAATCGCGCCATCGTCTTCAATCGCGGCCTTTGTATAAAGGAACTGCAAGGCATCCAATTGACCACTGAAGCACTCGTGCAGTTTGCTTCGGCCAGCAACTATCAGGCACAAGCATGA
- a CDS encoding LacI family DNA-binding transcriptional regulator, whose protein sequence is MTESGSGSKKKVVSLTEIAQEANVSRMTASRVLRGADGYSEATKDKVLAVAKRLGYVPNRIAAALGSDRATSLVAIALPTLSRELYSQILEGLEGKLTSMGYQPIVGVVGYDDEAEYHWLNSALAWRPCGLVIAGRVRSNANRTLLKSLSIPVMEIWNLSTQSKKPLRSDPMRVGLDHHAAGLQMGQYLSNRYRGQAGYIGVKVNDWALGVDRMQGFEEGYGQPLQSLLLNDSSSFYAGYYGTEQLLSANPSVRVLYYLDDNMAVGGLMFCQQKGIKIPGEIAVAGFGGLDVGSILPARLTTTSVRRLKVGKLAAENLIKRVNNEPVSLVDDVGFELLKGETA, encoded by the coding sequence ATGACAGAAAGCGGCTCTGGATCGAAAAAAAAAGTAGTATCACTGACTGAAATTGCGCAGGAGGCCAACGTGTCCCGCATGACGGCTTCGCGTGTCTTGCGTGGTGCCGATGGGTACTCTGAAGCCACCAAAGACAAAGTGCTCGCTGTTGCCAAGCGTCTGGGTTATGTACCCAATCGCATCGCTGCGGCCCTGGGCTCCGACCGGGCTACCAGCCTGGTTGCCATTGCCTTGCCGACACTGAGTCGTGAGTTGTATAGCCAGATTCTGGAAGGACTGGAAGGCAAGCTGACCTCAATGGGGTATCAGCCGATCGTCGGTGTTGTTGGCTATGACGATGAGGCGGAGTACCACTGGCTGAATTCGGCTCTGGCCTGGCGTCCTTGTGGTTTGGTGATTGCTGGACGGGTACGCAGCAATGCCAATCGTACGCTATTGAAAAGCCTGAGCATTCCGGTCATGGAGATCTGGAATCTGTCGACACAGTCAAAGAAACCACTACGCTCTGACCCCATGCGTGTGGGACTGGATCACCATGCTGCTGGCTTGCAGATGGGGCAATACCTGAGCAATCGTTATCGAGGTCAGGCAGGCTATATCGGAGTCAAGGTCAATGACTGGGCATTGGGGGTCGACCGGATGCAAGGATTCGAAGAAGGCTATGGGCAGCCATTACAGAGTTTGCTTTTGAATGACAGCTCATCATTCTATGCTGGCTACTACGGTACCGAACAGCTGCTATCGGCTAATCCATCGGTGCGCGTTTTATATTACCTGGATGACAATATGGCGGTTGGCGGTTTGATGTTCTGTCAACAGAAAGGCATCAAGATACCGGGAGAAATTGCCGTTGCCGGTTTTGGCGGTCTGGATGTCGGTTCGATACTACCGGCGCGTCTGACCACCACTAGCGTCCGTCGCTTGAAAGTGGGCAAGCTGGCGGCAGAAAACCTCATCAAGAGGGTCAACAATGAACCTGTATCTCTGGTAGATGACGTTGGTTTTGAATTGTTGAAGGGCGAAACAGCCTGA
- a CDS encoding MFS transporter — translation MTQVPTKLPVLVILLWMAGLGAGGQFSKIAVFLPELSVIYPGHGAAIGFLLSIISLVGILFGLIAATALNSIGAQRMLIAALLLGSCVSVFQSIMPSFTVIMASRILEGVSHLIIVVAAPTLIGTLSLPRFRGLSMSLWGTFFSVAFALTAWLGIPLVSTYGTGALFMAHGIFMALVGIALAVLLPAESVKSTRQAGSRRLPNITDIARRHRDVYTSPFIAAPALGWLFYGATFVALMSILPTLLPAEHRSVVAGSMPMAAIVVSMTLGVTLLRFIPAVKVISLGFGIAIVMASFFLFLPTQPWMAIALMGSMGLVQGASFAAVPQLNSDPSNQALANGGIAQAGNSGNLIGTPLLLSVLSLAGVKGMLITVIGLYTLGLMAHLLTARARSRLPIVVAGAV, via the coding sequence ATGACTCAAGTACCCACCAAGCTACCCGTTCTAGTAATACTACTGTGGATGGCTGGTCTGGGGGCGGGCGGACAGTTCTCCAAAATCGCTGTCTTTCTACCTGAGCTATCGGTTATCTACCCTGGCCATGGGGCCGCTATCGGCTTTCTGCTATCAATCATCAGCCTGGTGGGAATTCTGTTCGGTCTGATTGCGGCTACTGCACTGAATAGCATCGGTGCTCAGCGGATGCTGATTGCAGCTCTGCTGCTCGGTTCCTGCGTATCTGTGTTCCAGTCGATCATGCCTTCTTTCACGGTAATCATGGCATCAAGAATCCTGGAAGGTGTATCGCATCTGATCATTGTTGTCGCAGCTCCAACGCTGATCGGAACACTGAGTCTGCCTCGTTTCCGAGGCCTGAGTATGTCCCTGTGGGGAACCTTCTTTAGCGTCGCCTTTGCTCTGACAGCCTGGCTAGGCATACCTTTGGTCAGTACCTACGGTACCGGCGCTCTGTTCATGGCACATGGAATATTCATGGCGCTGGTGGGAATTGCACTAGCCGTGCTGCTACCGGCAGAATCAGTGAAATCCACTCGGCAAGCAGGCAGCCGACGCTTGCCGAATATCACTGACATTGCCCGACGTCATCGTGACGTCTATACCTCGCCGTTCATCGCCGCACCGGCATTAGGCTGGCTGTTCTACGGAGCAACCTTTGTAGCGCTGATGAGCATTCTGCCAACTCTGCTACCTGCCGAACATCGATCGGTGGTCGCTGGCAGCATGCCAATGGCAGCCATCGTCGTGTCCATGACGCTGGGTGTCACCTTGCTACGCTTCATACCGGCGGTAAAGGTTATCTCTCTGGGTTTTGGTATCGCTATCGTCATGGCCAGCTTTTTTCTCTTCTTGCCAACGCAGCCCTGGATGGCCATCGCACTCATGGGGTCCATGGGGCTCGTACAAGGGGCAAGTTTTGCAGCCGTTCCACAGTTGAACTCGGACCCGAGCAATCAAGCCCTTGCCAACGGAGGCATAGCGCAGGCTGGAAATTCCGGTAACCTCATCGGCACGCCCTTGTTATTGAGCGTATTGAGCCTTGCCGGTGTGAAAGGCATGCTCATAACGGTCATTGGTCTCTACACTCTGGGCCTGATGGCACATCTGCTGACGGCACGTGCCCGCTCCAGACTCCCAATCGTTGTCGCTGGTGCGGTCTGA
- a CDS encoding dihydroorotase, protein MSVSSNRVIIRDAQLVGEKHLSTLIVQDGIIESVVPASGAPLESEADSAAMIIDAAGQLAVSGMTDLYARLREPGFTRKGSIAHETKAALSAGFTRVLCAPDTNPAIDNVATVELVRHRAEAGHGAQVLPMAALTMGLQGEQLSELATLQAAGCPVAGQADHPIGSPTVLFSAMEYAASFNMPLFLCARDALLGAGGCAHTGAIATRLGLPGIPVAAETVALAQMLELCRETGCRLHISRISSARAVEMIATAKQQALPVTCDVGLHHLFFIDEHLAGYDSSFHSAVPFRSQNDREALRQGVCNGVIDAICTDHAPHDLDASLAPFPSTEAGLAAYQWAIPLIMQLPEILQLPLKQVFDKLGDAPRRILDGSTSSGLSTGEQADFFLLSPELPIEQNFDKSTLAGMNHPLNTHSADSLGLAQLQGKVTHVLTRNRVHSTHATH, encoded by the coding sequence ATGAGCGTATCAAGCAATAGAGTCATCATTCGTGACGCGCAACTTGTCGGAGAAAAACACCTCTCCACGCTGATAGTGCAGGACGGTATTATCGAGTCCGTGGTCCCCGCATCGGGCGCTCCACTGGAATCAGAGGCCGACTCGGCTGCCATGATCATTGATGCCGCCGGCCAGCTTGCCGTCTCGGGTATGACGGATCTATACGCTCGACTGCGCGAACCCGGCTTCACCCGCAAAGGCTCCATTGCCCATGAGACCAAAGCAGCACTGAGCGCAGGCTTCACCCGTGTGCTGTGTGCACCGGATACAAATCCGGCCATTGATAACGTGGCAACCGTCGAGCTAGTGCGCCATCGGGCCGAAGCAGGTCACGGTGCGCAAGTTCTCCCCATGGCAGCTTTGACCATGGGCTTGCAGGGTGAGCAGCTCAGCGAGCTGGCAACCTTGCAGGCAGCAGGCTGCCCTGTTGCAGGTCAGGCCGATCACCCGATTGGCAGCCCCACGGTTCTGTTCAGTGCCATGGAATATGCCGCATCGTTCAATATGCCGTTATTTCTGTGTGCCCGCGACGCTTTGCTTGGCGCAGGTGGTTGCGCCCATACCGGCGCCATCGCCACCCGTCTGGGATTACCGGGCATACCGGTAGCTGCCGAAACCGTTGCACTGGCTCAGATGCTGGAGCTGTGCAGAGAAACCGGCTGTCGTCTGCATATTTCACGCATCAGCTCGGCACGTGCGGTGGAAATGATTGCAACCGCCAAGCAACAAGCTCTGCCAGTGACCTGCGATGTTGGCCTGCATCATTTATTTTTCATCGATGAACACCTGGCCGGTTACGACTCATCATTTCATAGCGCCGTCCCCTTTCGAAGCCAGAATGACCGAGAGGCATTGCGTCAGGGTGTCTGCAATGGTGTTATCGACGCGATTTGCACCGATCACGCTCCGCACGATCTGGATGCAAGCCTGGCTCCATTTCCTTCAACAGAAGCAGGCCTGGCAGCGTATCAGTGGGCCATTCCATTGATCATGCAACTACCTGAAATATTGCAGCTCCCCTTGAAACAGGTTTTTGACAAGCTGGGAGACGCTCCACGCCGCATTCTCGATGGTAGTACATCGTCGGGCCTGAGCACAGGTGAGCAAGCTGATTTCTTTCTGCTTTCACCAGAGCTTCCAATCGAACAAAATTTTGATAAAAGCACCCTGGCTGGCATGAACCACCCCCTTAATACACATTCCGCTGACAGTCTTGGCCTGGCGCAGCTACAGGGTAAGGTTACACATGTCTTGACTCGCAACCGTGTGCATTCAACGCACGCGACCCACTAG
- a CDS encoding aspartate carbamoyltransferase catalytic subunit, which translates to MSLPDPQFNALGQLHHFIDIDGLDKALLTQILDTAEGFAGVGDRSVKKVPLLRGKTVANLFFENSTRTRTAFELAAKRLSADILNVDLVTSSTTKGESLLDTLHVLEALQCDMFVVRHGDSGAAHFIARHVSPNINIINGGDGQHSHPTQGMLDMFTIRRHKGDFANLCIVIIGDIRHSRVARSDISALVKLGAGEIRVVGPRTLIPAEVESLGVTVYSSLEKALVGADVVMGLRLQKERMLNATVPSSSEFYRTYGLSPERLALAKPDALVMHPGPTNRGVEIAGSVADGSQSVILEQVTYGIAVRMAVMSIVTGNAESLRHSEAVT; encoded by the coding sequence ATGAGCCTGCCGGATCCTCAGTTCAACGCACTGGGCCAATTGCATCATTTCATCGATATCGACGGTCTGGACAAAGCGCTACTCACGCAAATTCTGGATACAGCAGAAGGCTTTGCCGGCGTCGGCGACCGGAGTGTAAAAAAGGTCCCCTTGTTACGCGGCAAGACCGTCGCCAACCTCTTCTTCGAGAACAGCACACGCACCCGGACCGCTTTCGAACTGGCTGCCAAGCGACTGAGTGCCGACATTCTGAATGTCGATCTGGTGACCTCCTCGACCACCAAAGGCGAATCACTGCTGGACACCCTGCATGTACTCGAGGCATTGCAGTGCGATATGTTCGTAGTGCGCCACGGGGATTCGGGAGCAGCTCATTTCATTGCCCGACATGTATCCCCCAATATCAATATCATCAACGGTGGCGATGGCCAGCATTCCCATCCGACCCAGGGCATGCTCGATATGTTCACCATCCGGCGCCACAAGGGTGATTTTGCCAATTTATGCATCGTGATCATTGGCGACATTCGCCACTCTCGTGTGGCTCGTTCGGATATATCGGCGCTGGTGAAGCTCGGTGCCGGCGAAATTCGCGTCGTTGGACCTCGCACACTGATTCCGGCCGAGGTAGAGTCACTCGGCGTGACAGTTTATTCATCTCTGGAAAAGGCCCTGGTGGGAGCTGACGTGGTCATGGGACTACGCCTGCAAAAAGAACGCATGCTCAACGCCACTGTTCCCAGCAGCAGTGAGTTCTATCGAACCTATGGTTTATCGCCAGAGCGCCTGGCTCTGGCCAAACCGGACGCACTTGTCATGCACCCAGGCCCAACCAATCGAGGCGTGGAAATCGCCGGCAGCGTTGCCGATGGCTCGCAATCGGTCATCCTGGAACAAGTCACCTACGGCATTGCCGTGCGCATGGCCGTCATGTCGATAGTGACGGGTAACGCCGAAAGCCTGCGCCACTCGGAGGCCGTGACATGA
- the pyrR gene encoding bifunctional pyr operon transcriptional regulator/uracil phosphoribosyltransferase PyrR has translation MVQPLAELIGNDDSAALIGIRRGGVDVGRYLHEKLSLAGVPINQTLGELNIAFYRDDFSSMGLHPVVGPSQVPFDIDNRHIILIDDVLGTGRTVRAAMNEIFDYGRPARISLAVLVQRTGHELPVRADVVGHSVDIEADQYIDLDAGKMQVNIGRKA, from the coding sequence ATGGTGCAGCCACTAGCCGAGCTCATCGGCAATGATGATTCTGCGGCCTTGATCGGTATCAGACGCGGTGGAGTTGATGTCGGTCGCTACCTGCACGAAAAGCTCAGTCTGGCTGGCGTACCCATCAATCAAACTCTCGGTGAGCTCAACATTGCCTTTTATCGCGATGACTTCAGCTCCATGGGCCTGCATCCAGTAGTCGGCCCTTCTCAGGTTCCTTTCGATATCGACAACCGGCATATCATTTTGATCGATGATGTCCTGGGCACCGGACGAACAGTCAGAGCCGCCATGAACGAAATCTTCGATTACGGTCGACCGGCGAGAATTTCACTGGCAGTGCTGGTGCAGCGCACGGGTCATGAGCTACCTGTTCGCGCAGATGTGGTCGGACATAGCGTGGACATAGAGGCTGATCAGTACATAGACCTGGATGCCGGCAAAATGCAAGTCAACATAGGTCGCAAAGCATGA
- the ruvX gene encoding Holliday junction resolvase RuvX has product MPDAPTTSGTCLAFDYGSKRIGVAVGETQLQRARPLEVVQNINGTPDWNAINELLQEWQPTDLIVGWPLTEEGLEQAITPHVGGFIKNLKKRYSIPVHKTDERFSSNAAQDVIREQRQSGQRKRKSDHEDIDMVAAALILESWFSLRE; this is encoded by the coding sequence GTGCCTGACGCACCGACAACATCAGGCACTTGCCTGGCATTCGACTACGGAAGCAAACGAATCGGAGTGGCTGTCGGTGAGACTCAGCTGCAACGGGCTCGCCCTCTGGAGGTTGTGCAAAATATCAACGGCACGCCAGACTGGAACGCCATCAATGAACTGCTTCAGGAATGGCAGCCGACCGACCTGATTGTCGGTTGGCCATTGACAGAAGAGGGCCTCGAACAGGCCATCACCCCTCATGTCGGTGGCTTCATCAAGAATCTGAAAAAACGCTATTCGATACCGGTTCACAAGACTGATGAGCGATTCAGCTCGAATGCTGCACAGGATGTGATCAGAGAACAACGCCAAAGTGGTCAGAGAAAGCGCAAATCAGACCACGAAGATATCGATATGGTAGCTGCCGCCCTTATACTCGAGTCCTGGTTCAGCTTGAGAGAGTAA
- a CDS encoding YqgE/AlgH family protein, producing the protein MNLTHHFLLSMPQMQDTDFRDSVVYILEHGDNGAYGVIINQELGMNLGGVFSQMSIPCEDPMINEQSVLRGGPVDEGHGMVLHMPGPRFDITREFPGGVALSSSRDVLEALANSEPPETHLTLLGHAGWVPGQLEMEIAENSWLTSPADIQTIFHTPLADRRKAVGHLLGIDIGQIVGHSGRA; encoded by the coding sequence ATGAACCTGACGCATCACTTCCTGCTGTCCATGCCTCAAATGCAGGATACGGATTTCCGGGATTCAGTCGTTTACATTCTCGAACATGGTGATAATGGCGCCTATGGCGTCATCATCAATCAGGAACTGGGGATGAATCTGGGCGGCGTATTCTCGCAAATGTCGATCCCCTGCGAAGACCCCATGATCAATGAGCAGAGTGTTCTGCGTGGAGGTCCTGTCGATGAAGGCCACGGCATGGTTCTGCACATGCCTGGCCCTCGCTTTGACATCACTCGCGAGTTTCCCGGGGGCGTTGCTCTGTCAAGCTCTCGCGATGTGCTTGAGGCACTGGCCAACAGCGAGCCGCCAGAAACGCATCTGACACTGCTGGGGCACGCAGGCTGGGTTCCCGGACAGCTTGAAATGGAAATTGCGGAAAATTCCTGGCTAACCTCCCCTGCCGATATCCAGACCATTTTCCACACCCCGCTGGCTGATCGTCGCAAAGCTGTGGGTCACTTGCTGGGGATCGACATTGGACAAATAGTGGGACACTCAGGGCGTGCCTGA